The Prionailurus bengalensis isolate Pbe53 chromosome E2, Fcat_Pben_1.1_paternal_pri, whole genome shotgun sequence region tgcccttcccaccctaCCCCTCCTCAGGTCTGGCCCAGGTAGGTCCTGCTCCAGCCCTGAAGTGTGGCCCATGGGGTCTCCCTGCAGACAGTCTGGCCAGCTTCCAGCAGCACACGGCCCCCCATGGCCCCCTGGCTTCCACCGACCTGGGCCTGGCGCCCACCCCATCGCCAGGACTGGACAGGAAGGCTCTGGCTGAGGCCACCAATGGAGAGGCCAGAGCGGCCCCCCAGAACGGGGGCAGCAGCGAGCCCCCGGCGGCCCCCCCGGGCCATCAAGACAGAGGCTGCGACGGAGGAGCCCGAGGCGGAGCCAGGGCCCCCAGCCGCCGCATCGAGGACACCCTCAccgcccagccctgcccctgccaggGTGAAGGCCGAGCTGTCCAGCCCCACACCCGGCTCCAGTCCGGGCCCTGGCGAGCTGGGGCTGGCGGCCGGCACGCTCTTCCTGCCGCAGTTCCCCGCGGCGCCCCCGGCCTCAGAGATCCTGGCCAAGATGTCGGAGCTGGTACACAGCCGGCTGCAGGCGGGCGCGGGGACCCAGGCCGGCCTCTTCGCGGGGGCTCCCAAGGGCGCCACGTGCTTCGAGTGCGACATCACCTTCAACAACGTCAACAACTTCTACGTGCACAAGCGCCTCTACTGCTCCGGCCGCCGCCCGCCTGACGACGCGCCCCCAGCGCGCAGGGCCAaggcaccccccgccccgggccgcgCACCCCCCGGCCCACCGCCCCCCGAGGCTGACCCGGGGCGCGCCTCGCCGAGCTCCGGGGCGCGCGAGGACGAGGCGGGGGGCGCGGCCACACCCGAGGCCGAGGCCGAGGCCGAGGGGGGCGgccggggcagggagggcagcccGGGCAGCCCCAGCCCGGGCAGCGGGGCGGACGAGGACGACGATCCCCGCCGGACGCTGTGCGAGGCCTGCAACATCCGCTTCAGCCGCCACGAGACCTATACCGTGCACAAGCGCTACTACTGTGCTTCGCGCCACGACCCGCCGCCGCGCCGGCCCGCACCCGCAGGGACCCCCGTGCCCCCCGCGCCCGCCTTGCCCGCCGCGCCGCCGGTGCGCACGCGCCGGCGCCGCAAGCTGTACGAGCTGCAcgcggccgccccgccccccgcctctggccccgcccccgcgcccctcggccccgcccccgaGCCGCCTGCGTCGCCCTCGCCCCGGCCGGGAAGCGGAAGCGGGCTAGACGCCGCCGACGGCCCCATCGACCTGAGCAAGAAGCCGCGGCGCCAGGCGCCTGTGCCCGCCCCCGGCCTGCCCGCCCTGGCCGACTACCACGAGTGCACAGCCTGCCGCGTGAGCTTCCACAGCCTCGAGGCCTACCTGGCGCACAAGAAGTTCTCGTGCCCCGCCGCCCCGCGCCTCCTGCGCGTCGCCCCTGAGGACGCGGCCGCCAGCGCCGTCGTGTGTCCCTACTGCCCGCCCAACGGCGTGGTCCGCGGCGACCTCATCGAGCACTTCCGCCTGGCGCACGGCCTGCTGCTGGGCCAGCCGCCCGCCGGCGCCCGGACGCCCTCGCCCGCCGCCCCACGAGACGGCCTCAACGGCCAGGAGCTGCGGGAGCCGGCCCCCGGCGCCCCCGACGGcagcccccggcccggcccgccaCCGGCCCCGTCCCCCGAGGCGGTGCCGCCACACCCGCCGCCCCCGCCGACGCCCCCTTCCCACTCGGACAAGGGCGTCCAGACCCCCAGCAAGGGGACGCCGGCGCCCGCGCCCCCCGGCAGCCACAGGTACTGCCGCCTGTGCAACATCAGGTTCAGCAGCCTGTCCACTTTCATCGCCCACAAGAAGTATTACTGCTCCTCGCACGCGGCCGAGCACGTGAAGTGAGCGGCCGCCACACTACAGAGACCGCTTCGCGCCCCGCCGCAGTCCAGGCGCAGGCCAGGCCCGGGGGCTGCAGGGGACCGCGCCTGCCTGGACTATTGGCACTTAATAAAGAAGTTCAGTTTGATGAGCACGATAGTAGAGCGGCCTAGTTGTCTGAGCACAGGGtccttgggggtgggaggaaacaGGTGGGGCCAACACTGTGGGGGTGGTGAACGCCACCCTGAGCGCACGCATCCGCCCCTGCAACCCAACCCACCGGGACCAGGCCCCCAGCCAGAGTCACGGAGTTCGTGGGCCTCCAAGCTGGACCTGACCCCAGGCCAGTCTGTGCCGCAGCACCCCCTGGTAATCGCTGCCCTCCAGGATGCTAAGGGGAA contains the following coding sequences:
- the ZFPM1 gene encoding LOW QUALITY PROTEIN: zinc finger protein ZFPM1 (The sequence of the model RefSeq protein was modified relative to this genomic sequence to represent the inferred CDS: deleted 1 base in 1 codon), with protein sequence MSRRKQSNPRQIKRSLGDVETAEEDAGLPEQEAGAVGPEAAGEPEPLSPASADANPPPPPSPPPATSPGGPEMEGQEPEARLEEEPGSSWSGPDELEPVLQDGQRCVRARRSLAEGLSWGPFRGNIQSKASSPGQVQPGPALTLLLEDEPCWLRMLPQAPTEAEANAEIYRKDEALWCRVTKPVPAGRLLGVLLTAAEPRGTPSHPVKEEPAEPECPAPSHTDIQLLPQQAGMASILATAVINKDVFPCKDCGIWYRSERNLQAHLLYYCASRQTTGSPAAAADEKPKETYPNERVCPFPQCRKSCPSASSLEIHMRSHSGERPFVCLICLSAFTTKANCERHLKVHTDTLSGVCHSCGFISTTRDILYSHLVTNHMVCQPGSKAEIYSPGAGHPAAKLPPDSLASFQQHTAPHGPLASTDLGLAPTPSPGLDRKALAEATNGEARAAPQNGGSSEPPAAPRAIKTEAATEEPEAEPGPPAAASRTPSPPSPAPARVKAELSSPTPGSSPGPGELGLAAGTLFLPQFPAAPPASEILAKMSELVHSRLQAGAGTQAGLFAGAPKGATCFECDITFNNVNNFYVHKRLYCSGRRPPDDAPPARRAKAPPAPGRAPPGPPPPEADPGRASPSSGAREDEAGGAATPEAEAEAEGGGRGREGSPGSPSPGSGADEDDDPRRTLCEACNIRFSRHETYTVHKRYYCASRHDPPPRRPAPAGTPVPPAPALPAAPPVRTRRRRKLYELHAAAPPPASGPAPAPLGPAPEPPASPSPRPGSGSGLDAADGPIDLSKKPRRQAPVPAPGLPALADYHECTACRVSFHSLEAYLAHKKFSCPAAPRLLRVAPEDAAASAVVCPYCPPNGVVRGDLIEHFRLAHGLLLGQPPAGARTPSPAAPRDGLNGQELREPAPGAPDGSPRPGPPPAPSPEAVPPHPPPPPTPPSHSDKGVQTPSKGTPAPAPPGSHRYCRLCNIRFSSLSTFIAHKKYYCSSHAAEHVK